The Pseudomonas allokribbensis genome has a window encoding:
- a CDS encoding amidase: MIEVTEVSIAQLRAALESGQTTAVELVQAYLARIDAFDGPDTATALNAVIVRNPEALKEAQTSDARRAKGETLGPLDGIPYTAKDSYLVKGLTAASGSPAFADLVAQRDAFTIERLRAGGAICLGKTNMPPMANGGMQRGVYGRAESPYNAAYLTAPFASGSSNGAGTATAASFSAFGLAEETWSSGRGPASNNGLCAYTPSRGVISVRGNWPLTPTMDVVVPYARTMADLLEVLDVVVAEDTDTRGDLWRLQPWVPIPSVASVRPASYLDLAVKSDALAGKRLGVPRMYINADPEAGTSEEPGIGGPTGQRINTRASVIDLWKQARQALEAAGAEVIEVDFPLVSNCEGDRPGAPTVFNRGIVSKEFMHHELWDLSAWAFDDFLRANGDPKLNRLADVDGPKIFPHDPGTLPNREGDLAAGMDEYVRMAERGITPWDQIPTLPDGLRGLEKTRKLDLEDWMDRLGLDAVLFPTNADVGPADADVNPASADIAWSNGIWVANGNLAIRHLGVPTVTVPMGVMADIGMPVGLTFAGRAYDDSTLLRLAAAFEATGSKRLVPPRTPALAAGK; this comes from the coding sequence ATGATCGAAGTCACTGAAGTCTCCATTGCCCAACTGCGCGCCGCGCTCGAATCCGGTCAGACCACCGCAGTTGAACTGGTGCAGGCGTATCTGGCGCGCATCGACGCCTTTGACGGCCCTGACACCGCCACTGCCTTGAACGCAGTGATTGTGCGTAACCCCGAGGCCTTGAAAGAGGCGCAGACCTCCGATGCCCGTCGCGCCAAGGGCGAAACCCTTGGTCCGCTGGACGGCATCCCCTACACCGCCAAGGACAGCTATCTGGTCAAAGGCCTGACCGCTGCGTCCGGCAGCCCGGCGTTCGCCGATCTGGTGGCCCAGCGCGATGCGTTCACCATCGAGCGCCTACGTGCGGGCGGCGCGATCTGCCTGGGCAAGACCAACATGCCGCCGATGGCCAATGGCGGGATGCAACGCGGCGTCTATGGCCGCGCCGAAAGCCCGTACAACGCCGCTTATCTGACCGCGCCGTTTGCTTCCGGCTCGTCGAACGGTGCCGGCACCGCCACCGCTGCAAGCTTCTCGGCATTCGGTCTGGCGGAAGAAACCTGGTCGAGCGGTCGCGGCCCGGCGTCGAACAACGGTCTGTGCGCCTACACGCCGTCGCGCGGCGTGATTTCGGTTCGCGGCAACTGGCCGCTGACGCCGACCATGGACGTGGTAGTGCCGTACGCCCGCACCATGGCCGACCTGCTGGAAGTGCTCGACGTAGTTGTCGCCGAAGATACCGACACCCGTGGCGACCTGTGGCGCCTGCAGCCTTGGGTGCCGATCCCGAGCGTCGCCTCGGTGCGCCCGGCTTCCTATCTGGATTTGGCGGTGAAGAGCGATGCGCTGGCCGGTAAACGCCTGGGCGTACCGCGCATGTACATCAACGCCGACCCTGAGGCCGGCACCAGCGAAGAGCCCGGCATCGGCGGCCCAACCGGACAACGTATCAACACCCGCGCCTCGGTGATCGATCTGTGGAAACAGGCACGTCAGGCCCTCGAAGCGGCCGGCGCCGAAGTGATCGAAGTGGATTTCCCGCTGGTCTCCAACTGCGAAGGCGATCGTCCGGGCGCGCCAACCGTGTTCAATCGCGGCATCGTCTCCAAAGAGTTCATGCACCACGAATTGTGGGACCTGTCGGCCTGGGCCTTCGATGACTTCCTGCGTGCCAACGGTGATCCGAAACTCAACCGACTGGCGGACGTCGACGGGCCGAAAATCTTCCCGCACGACCCGGGTACCCTGCCCAACCGTGAAGGCGACCTCGCCGCCGGTATGGACGAATACGTGCGCATGGCCGAGCGCGGCATCACGCCGTGGGATCAGATCCCGACACTGCCGGACGGCCTGCGCGGCCTGGAGAAGACCCGCAAGCTCGATCTAGAAGACTGGATGGATCGCCTCGGCCTCGACGCCGTGCTGTTCCCGACCAACGCTGACGTGGGCCCGGCCGACGCCGACGTCAACCCAGCCTCGGCGGATATCGCCTGGAGCAACGGCATCTGGGTCGCCAACGGCAACCTCGCAATCCGTCACCTCGGCGTACCGACCGTCACCGTGCCGATGGGCGTGATGGCCGACATCGGCATGCCGGTGGGGCTGACGTTTGCCGGGCGGGCCTATGACGATTCGACACTGTTGCGACTGGCAGCAGCGTTCGAAGCGACCGGGTCGAAACGTTTAGTGCCGCCACGTACGCCGGCACTGGCGGCAGGCAAGTAA
- a CDS encoding flavin reductase family protein produces MIDAAVYKQVMGSFPSGVTVITTLDDDGQIVGLTASAFSSLSMDPALVLFCPNYSSDSYPVLIKNKRFAIHVLSGGQQSEAYAFARKGKDKAQGIEWTLSELGNPILANATAIIECELWREYEGGDHAIMVGAVKNLIVPQQDASPLVYCHGKMGALAAFA; encoded by the coding sequence ATGATCGATGCTGCCGTCTACAAACAAGTCATGGGCTCGTTCCCGTCCGGCGTCACCGTCATCACCACGCTTGATGACGACGGCCAGATCGTCGGTCTCACCGCCAGCGCCTTCAGCTCGCTGTCGATGGACCCGGCCCTGGTGCTGTTCTGCCCCAACTACAGTTCCGATTCCTACCCCGTCCTGATCAAGAACAAACGCTTTGCCATTCACGTCCTGTCTGGCGGCCAGCAGAGCGAAGCCTACGCGTTCGCCCGCAAAGGCAAGGACAAGGCGCAGGGCATCGAGTGGACGCTGAGCGAACTGGGCAACCCGATCCTGGCCAACGCGACAGCTATCATCGAATGTGAGCTGTGGCGCGAATACGAAGGCGGCGACCACGCGATCATGGTCGGCGCGGTGAAAAACCTCATCGTGCCTCAGCAGGACGCCAGCCCGTTGGTGTATTGCCACGGCAAGATGGGCGCCCTGGCCGCCTTCGCCTGA
- a CDS encoding TerC family protein: MHPINIGEPWMWVAFIVFVLAMLAVDLFVFGGRKAHRVSVREASSWVIAWCMLALAFAGLLWWYLNGEFGPEIAQRKTLEFLTGYLIEQSLSIDNMFVFVMIFGYFAVPPELQRRVLLYGVLGAIVMRAAMIFAGVWLVSQFTWLLYVFGVFLIITGIKMLVFAEQQPDLDNNPLLRWVRGHLRITNGFHGERFFVLQNGVRWATPMFLVLVLIEASDLMFAVDSIPAIFAVTTDPFIIFTSNIFAIMGLRALYFLLADMADRFHLLKYGLALVLVFIGGKMTAMPWFHMPVEWSLAIVGGLILASVLLSLILTKDKSPEESRAK, translated from the coding sequence ATGCACCCCATCAACATCGGCGAACCCTGGATGTGGGTCGCCTTCATCGTTTTTGTCCTCGCCATGCTGGCCGTTGACCTGTTTGTCTTCGGCGGGCGCAAGGCGCATCGGGTCTCGGTGCGCGAAGCGTCGTCCTGGGTGATTGCCTGGTGCATGTTGGCGCTGGCCTTCGCCGGGCTGCTCTGGTGGTATCTGAACGGCGAATTCGGCCCCGAAATCGCCCAGCGCAAGACCCTGGAATTCCTCACCGGCTATCTGATCGAGCAGTCACTGTCGATCGACAACATGTTCGTGTTCGTGATGATTTTCGGCTATTTCGCCGTGCCGCCGGAGTTGCAGCGCCGGGTGCTGCTGTACGGGGTGCTCGGCGCGATCGTGATGCGCGCGGCGATGATCTTTGCCGGGGTGTGGCTGGTCTCGCAGTTCACGTGGCTGCTGTATGTGTTCGGCGTGTTCCTGATCATCACCGGGATCAAGATGCTGGTGTTCGCCGAACAGCAACCGGACCTCGATAACAATCCGCTCCTGCGCTGGGTGCGCGGACATCTGCGAATCACCAACGGCTTTCATGGCGAGCGCTTTTTCGTGCTGCAGAACGGCGTGCGCTGGGCCACTCCGATGTTTCTGGTGCTGGTGCTGATCGAGGCCAGCGACCTGATGTTTGCGGTCGATAGCATTCCGGCGATTTTCGCGGTGACGACCGATCCGTTCATCATTTTCACGTCGAACATCTTCGCGATCATGGGCCTGCGGGCGCTGTATTTTCTGCTGGCGGACATGGCCGACCGCTTTCATTTGCTCAAGTACGGACTGGCGCTGGTGCTGGTGTTCATCGGCGGGAAGATGACGGCGATGCCGTGGTTTCACATGCCGGTGGAGTGGTCGCTGGCGATTGTCGGCGGACTGATTCTGGCGTCGGTGTTGCTGAGTCTGATCCTGACGAAGGACAAGTCGCCCGAAGAAAGTCGGGCAAAATAA
- a CDS encoding polyamine ABC transporter substrate-binding protein — protein sequence MVTMKRILGATVCGLTLLASAVQAEQRELRVYNWADYILPAVPKDFAAKSNIKVTWDTFDTNESLEAKLLTGNSGYDLVVPSNQFLDTQIKAGVFQKLDKSKLPNWSHQDPALLKLLDSNDPGNQYGVPYMVGTVLIGFNPAKVKAALGENAPVDSWDLVFKPENMEKLKSCGVAMLDSPSEILPLALHYLGLDPNSQNPADYEKAKDLMLKVRPYVTYFNSAKYMTDIANGDICVAIGYSGSFYQFGNRAKEAGNGVVVDWRLPKEGAPIWFDTFAIPKSAKNVEEAHEFLNTLLEPKVIASISDFLGYPNANKDSLPLINKEITGNPNLTPTSEALKTLYVVQPLPQKLERVRTRVWTSIKSDK from the coding sequence ATGGTCACGATGAAACGCATTCTGGGTGCCACTGTGTGCGGGCTGACGCTGCTGGCCAGCGCCGTGCAAGCCGAACAGCGCGAACTGCGGGTATACAACTGGGCGGATTACATCCTGCCAGCGGTGCCCAAGGATTTCGCCGCCAAAAGCAACATCAAAGTGACCTGGGACACCTTCGACACCAACGAATCCCTCGAAGCCAAGTTGCTGACCGGCAACTCCGGTTACGACCTGGTAGTGCCGTCGAACCAGTTCCTCGATACCCAGATCAAGGCCGGCGTGTTCCAGAAACTCGACAAGTCCAAGCTGCCGAACTGGAGTCACCAGGACCCGGCGCTGCTCAAGTTGCTCGACTCCAACGACCCCGGCAATCAGTACGGCGTGCCCTACATGGTCGGCACGGTGTTGATCGGTTTCAACCCGGCCAAGGTCAAGGCTGCGCTTGGCGAGAATGCGCCCGTGGACAGTTGGGATCTGGTGTTCAAACCCGAGAACATGGAAAAACTGAAATCCTGCGGCGTGGCGATGCTTGATTCACCGTCGGAAATTCTCCCGCTGGCCCTGCATTATCTGGGCCTGGACCCGAACAGCCAGAACCCGGCCGACTATGAGAAAGCCAAGGACCTGATGCTCAAGGTTCGCCCTTACGTCACCTACTTCAACTCGGCCAAGTACATGACCGACATCGCCAACGGCGACATCTGCGTGGCCATCGGTTACTCCGGCAGTTTCTACCAGTTCGGCAACCGTGCCAAAGAGGCGGGTAACGGCGTGGTGGTCGACTGGCGCTTGCCGAAGGAAGGCGCGCCGATCTGGTTCGACACCTTCGCCATTCCGAAGAGCGCGAAGAACGTTGAAGAGGCTCACGAGTTCCTCAACACCTTGCTTGAACCGAAAGTCATTGCTTCGATCAGTGACTTCCTCGGCTACCCGAATGCGAACAAGGATTCGCTGCCGCTGATCAACAAGGAAATCACCGGCAACCCGAACCTGACGCCGACCAGCGAAGCGCTCAAGACGCTGTACGTGGTGCAGCCACTGCCGCAGAAACTGGAGCGGGTGCGGACGCGGGTCTGGACCAGCATCAAGTCCGATAAGTAA
- a CDS encoding purine-cytosine permease family protein gives MSQMSRQDPLIENHTVDYVPLAERHGKARDLFTLWFSTNIAPLPIVTGAMVVQVFHLDLFWGLLAIALGHMIGGVVIALASAQGPRMGIPQMVQSRGQFGRYGALLIVFFAAIIYIGFFISNIVLAGKSIVGIAPSVPAPLSILIGALSATAIGVIGYNFIHTLNRIGTWVMGSALLAGFIYIFAHELPADFFTRGSFNLSGWLATVSLGIIWQISFSPYVSDYSRYLPADIGISKPFIATYLGATLGTILSFTFGAVAVLATPEGTEAMAAVKQSTGWLGPILMVLFLLNIISHNALNLYGAVLSIITSIQTFASQWTPSIKVRVMLSSVVLAGCCVVALGASADFISEFIGLILALLLVLVPWASINLIDFYLIKRGSYDIASIFRADGGIYGRFNLHAIIAYFIGIIVQLPFANTSLYVGPYANLVDGADLSWLVGLIVTCPLYYCLATRGQTQESRATRLGFTD, from the coding sequence ATGTCCCAGATGTCCCGGCAAGATCCGTTGATCGAGAATCACACGGTCGACTACGTCCCACTCGCGGAACGCCACGGGAAGGCCCGCGACCTGTTCACCCTTTGGTTCAGCACCAACATTGCGCCACTGCCCATCGTCACCGGCGCCATGGTGGTCCAGGTGTTTCATCTCGACCTGTTCTGGGGGCTGCTGGCGATTGCGCTGGGGCACATGATCGGCGGGGTGGTGATTGCCCTGGCATCGGCGCAGGGTCCGCGCATGGGCATTCCGCAGATGGTGCAGAGTCGTGGTCAGTTCGGGCGTTACGGTGCGCTGCTGATCGTGTTTTTCGCCGCAATCATCTACATCGGCTTCTTCATTTCCAACATCGTGCTCGCCGGTAAATCCATCGTCGGCATTGCGCCGTCGGTGCCAGCGCCGTTGAGCATCCTGATCGGCGCCCTCAGCGCCACGGCGATCGGTGTGATCGGCTACAACTTCATCCATACGCTCAATCGCATCGGCACCTGGGTGATGGGCAGCGCGTTGCTGGCCGGGTTCATCTACATCTTTGCCCATGAGTTGCCGGCAGACTTCTTCACCCGTGGCAGCTTCAATCTGTCCGGGTGGCTAGCGACAGTGTCGCTAGGCATCATCTGGCAGATCAGCTTCTCGCCGTACGTCTCTGACTATTCCCGCTACCTGCCGGCGGACATCGGTATCAGCAAGCCATTTATCGCAACTTATCTGGGCGCCACGCTGGGCACGATTCTGTCGTTCACATTCGGCGCGGTGGCAGTGTTGGCGACGCCGGAAGGCACCGAAGCGATGGCCGCGGTCAAACAGTCCACCGGTTGGCTGGGGCCGATTCTGATGGTGCTGTTCCTGCTCAACATCATCAGCCACAACGCGCTGAATCTGTACGGCGCGGTGTTGTCGATCATCACCTCGATCCAGACCTTTGCCAGCCAATGGACGCCGAGTATCAAAGTGAGAGTGATGTTGTCGAGCGTGGTGCTGGCGGGCTGCTGCGTGGTGGCGCTGGGGGCGTCGGCGGATTTCATTTCCGAGTTCATCGGGCTGATTCTGGCGTTGCTGCTGGTGCTGGTGCCGTGGGCGTCGATCAACTTGATCGATTTTTATCTGATCAAGCGCGGCAGCTATGACATCGCCTCGATCTTCCGCGCCGATGGCGGGATCTACGGGCGCTTCAATCTGCACGCGATCATTGCCTACTTCATCGGCATCATCGTGCAGCTTCCGTTCGCCAACACCTCACTTTACGTCGGCCCTTACGCCAATCTGGTGGACGGCGCAGACCTGTCGTGGCTGGTCGGCCTGATCGTGACCTGCCCGTTGTATTACTGCCTGGCGACGCGTGGACAGACGCAGGAGAGCAGGGCGACGCGGTTGGGCTTTACCGACTGA
- a CDS encoding Dyp-type peroxidase — protein MIDTPDPQAVCSPITSAAIFIVATLNTEAEAAEKVRGWCADIAGLTRSVGKRVPSGSLSCVCGFSSSAWDRLFGSPRPASLHDFREFGVEGRRAVSTPGDLLLHIRADQMDLCFELATQLMSALDGAVTVTDEVQGFRYFDMRSIIGFVDGTENPVGRKAEHFTLVGDEDQAFSGGSYVLVQKYLHNMKAWNELPVEAQERVIGRTKLSDIELDDSVKPSNSHSALTTITKDGEEVKILRDNMPFGRPGAGEFGTYFIGYARSPEPLEQMLENMFVGKPPGNYDRLLDFSTAVTGSLFFVPSADLLEELAER, from the coding sequence ATCATCGACACGCCAGATCCTCAAGCCGTCTGCAGCCCGATCACCAGCGCTGCAATATTCATCGTGGCGACCCTCAACACCGAAGCCGAGGCGGCCGAAAAAGTCCGTGGCTGGTGCGCCGATATCGCGGGTTTGACGCGCTCGGTCGGCAAGCGCGTTCCCTCGGGAAGCCTGTCCTGCGTCTGTGGTTTTTCTTCCAGCGCCTGGGATCGCCTGTTCGGCAGCCCGCGACCGGCGTCCTTGCATGACTTTCGCGAGTTCGGTGTAGAAGGGCGGCGCGCCGTTTCCACGCCGGGCGACCTGCTTTTGCACATCCGTGCTGATCAGATGGATTTGTGTTTCGAACTGGCGACGCAGCTGATGTCTGCGCTGGATGGCGCCGTGACGGTAACCGATGAGGTGCAGGGTTTCCGCTATTTCGACATGCGCAGCATCATCGGTTTTGTCGACGGTACGGAAAATCCGGTCGGGCGCAAAGCCGAGCATTTCACCCTCGTAGGCGATGAAGATCAGGCGTTCAGCGGCGGCAGTTATGTGCTGGTGCAGAAGTATCTGCACAACATGAAGGCATGGAACGAATTGCCGGTCGAGGCGCAGGAACGGGTGATCGGGCGAACCAAACTGTCCGATATCGAGCTGGACGATTCGGTCAAACCGAGCAATTCCCACAGTGCGTTGACAACCATCACCAAGGACGGCGAAGAGGTGAAGATCCTGCGCGACAACATGCCGTTCGGCCGGCCCGGCGCAGGTGAGTTCGGCACTTATTTCATTGGCTACGCACGCTCGCCGGAGCCGCTGGAGCAGATGCTGGAGAACATGTTTGTCGGCAAGCCGCCGGGCAACTATGACCGGTTGCTGGACTTCAGCACGGCGGTGACCGGCAGTCTGTTCTTCGTGCCTTCGGCAGATTTACTGGAAGAACTGGCAGAGCGATAA
- a CDS encoding AraC family transcriptional regulator, with the protein MPPKGHDKSVRRSIPGLPSLPRPLYGRTESLPNRALTRRHSHPWVQLSYAIQGVLEVQTAAGRFVAPPERAVWIPAGVPHRVFSSPHTEMRSLYIDCSVASWALERCHVLGVSDLLRELIRAFSQIPVEYDQSGPHGRLAQVILDQLAEAPQIDLMLPLPQDLRLRQIYQSLEQHPEQQTTLSHWSEKFGVTEKTLSRLFLRDTGLTFRAWRQRLRLLGALTPLERGERVTEVALACGYDSTSAFIAAFRQQFGETPGEFFR; encoded by the coding sequence ATGCCGCCAAAAGGACACGACAAGAGCGTCAGACGCAGCATCCCCGGGCTGCCCAGCCTTCCGCGTCCGTTGTACGGACGCACCGAATCGCTGCCCAATCGTGCCCTGACCCGCCGCCACAGTCATCCGTGGGTGCAGTTGTCTTACGCGATTCAGGGTGTACTTGAAGTGCAGACTGCCGCCGGTCGTTTCGTTGCGCCGCCGGAGCGGGCCGTGTGGATTCCGGCGGGTGTGCCGCATCGGGTATTCAGTTCGCCGCACACGGAAATGCGCAGTCTGTACATCGATTGCAGTGTGGCGAGCTGGGCGCTGGAGCGTTGTCATGTGCTCGGCGTCAGTGATCTCTTGCGTGAGCTGATTCGGGCCTTCAGTCAGATTCCTGTCGAGTATGACCAGAGCGGCCCTCACGGACGTTTGGCGCAGGTGATCCTCGATCAACTGGCCGAAGCCCCGCAAATCGACCTGATGCTGCCACTGCCCCAGGACCTTCGTTTGCGGCAGATCTATCAAAGTCTCGAGCAACATCCGGAACAGCAGACCACACTCAGCCACTGGAGCGAAAAGTTCGGCGTGACCGAGAAAACCCTCAGCCGGCTGTTCCTGCGCGATACCGGCCTGACCTTCCGCGCATGGCGCCAGCGCTTGCGTTTGCTGGGCGCGCTGACGCCACTGGAGCGTGGCGAACGGGTCACCGAAGTGGCTCTGGCCTGCGGTTATGATTCGACATCGGCGTTCATCGCAGCCTTTCGCCAACAGTTTGGCGAGACGCCCGGAGAATTTTTTCGCTGA
- a CDS encoding LLM class flavin-dependent oxidoreductase: MKFSLFVHMERWDESVSHRQLFEDLTELTLMAEAGGFSTVWIGEHHAMEYTISPSPMPLLAYLAAKTTTIHLGAGTIIAPFWHPLRVAGECALLDVISNGRMEVGLARGAYQVEFDRMAGGMPASSGGQALREMVPVVRALWQGDYAHNGEIWKFPTSTSVPKPIQKPNPPMWIAARDPDSHNFAVANGCNVMVTPLMKGDEEVLDLKNKFQSALDNNPDVPRPQLMVLRHTHVHSVDDPEGWKVGAKAISRFYRTFDAWFGNKEVPVNGFLAPSPEEKFAGRPEFELESLHRTAMIGTPEEIIPRIKYYQELGVDEFSFWCDNSLPHAEKKKSLELFIKHVVPAFR; encoded by the coding sequence ATGAAATTTTCCCTGTTCGTACACATGGAGCGCTGGGACGAAAGCGTCAGCCACCGTCAACTGTTCGAAGACCTGACCGAACTGACGTTGATGGCCGAGGCCGGCGGATTCAGCACCGTGTGGATCGGCGAACACCACGCCATGGAATACACCATCTCGCCGAGCCCGATGCCGCTGCTGGCCTACCTCGCTGCCAAGACCACCACGATTCACCTGGGCGCCGGCACCATCATCGCGCCGTTCTGGCACCCGCTGCGGGTCGCCGGGGAATGCGCGTTGCTCGACGTGATCAGCAACGGCCGGATGGAAGTCGGCCTGGCCCGTGGTGCTTATCAGGTGGAGTTCGATCGTATGGCCGGCGGCATGCCCGCCTCATCCGGCGGCCAGGCGCTGCGGGAAATGGTCCCGGTGGTCCGTGCCCTGTGGCAAGGCGACTACGCCCACAATGGCGAGATCTGGAAATTCCCCACCTCCACCAGCGTGCCGAAACCGATTCAGAAGCCCAATCCGCCGATGTGGATCGCCGCCCGCGACCCGGACTCGCACAACTTTGCCGTGGCCAACGGCTGCAACGTGATGGTCACGCCGCTGATGAAGGGTGATGAAGAAGTCCTCGACCTGAAGAATAAATTTCAATCGGCGCTGGACAACAACCCTGATGTGCCGCGTCCGCAATTGATGGTGCTGCGTCATACCCACGTGCATTCGGTGGATGACCCGGAAGGCTGGAAGGTTGGTGCCAAAGCCATCTCACGTTTCTATCGCACGTTCGATGCGTGGTTCGGCAACAAGGAAGTGCCGGTGAACGGCTTCCTCGCCCCGAGCCCGGAAGAGAAATTTGCCGGACGGCCGGAGTTTGAACTGGAGAGCCTGCACAGGACGGCGATGATCGGGACGCCGGAGGAAATCATTCCGCGAATCAAGTACTACCAGGAACTGGGGGTGGATGAGTTCAGTTTCTGGTGCGACAACAGCTTGCCGCATGCGGAGAAGAAGAAGTCGCTGGAGCTGTTTATCAAGCATGTGGTGCCGGCGTTTCGTTAA